The following proteins come from a genomic window of bacterium:
- a CDS encoding Wzz/FepE/Etk N-terminal domain-containing protein, with amino-acid sequence MSNINNNDELVLDFKKLCKTFQYRKNIIVYCFLIIISLTLLITFFMPKKYESETKLLINKSSSTNLANINPFILSEMADMDGGMSGLLKGSSDLENEIEIIKSPLVLDEVVKANHIVYKNGKKKGEFLSVDDFLKKNISIENLKGTNVISIKYKSKDPILTYNVLSSIIKNYKEAYEEINSKKAFNDKKLIYKSYIEAKADLDNKIEKLKQTKNAELSDTSGTNTISFSLLGFHDKEIGQKLNQMSIDAVNTRKLEEEVNQAAEKLKRLNEKLEWTSLVGNLSKEISKITILKEPEHLRNFENTEPSLILNILLSIAVSIILSIFAVILFEKKDKRLAIIETNEKTLLVSSNDLTDIIEDIVFLSKLKNTAKTTLISLTDDNNIKIPENFNISYSKDSIDEHVKNLQNSDKFILVSQIGITDKILYKKIQKLILETEKEFIAEYSIV; translated from the coding sequence ATGTCAAATATAAATAATAACGATGAGCTGGTCTTAGATTTTAAGAAGCTTTGCAAAACCTTCCAATATAGAAAAAATATCATTGTATATTGTTTTTTAATAATTATATCTTTAACTTTGTTAATTACTTTTTTTATGCCCAAAAAATATGAATCTGAAACTAAATTATTGATAAATAAATCAAGCTCAACAAATTTAGCAAATATAAATCCGTTTATATTGTCCGAAATGGCAGATATGGATGGAGGAATGTCAGGCTTATTAAAAGGTTCATCCGATTTAGAAAATGAAATTGAAATTATTAAATCTCCTCTGGTTTTAGATGAAGTAGTAAAAGCAAATCATATTGTTTACAAAAATGGCAAAAAAAAGGGTGAGTTTTTATCTGTAGATGATTTTTTAAAGAAAAATATTTCTATTGAGAACTTAAAAGGCACAAATGTAATAAGCATTAAATATAAATCTAAAGACCCGATATTAACTTATAATGTACTTAGTTCCATAATTAAAAATTATAAAGAAGCTTATGAGGAAATAAATAGTAAAAAAGCTTTTAATGACAAAAAATTAATTTACAAATCTTATATTGAAGCAAAAGCCGATCTTGATAACAAAATTGAAAAATTAAAACAAACAAAAAATGCTGAATTAAGTGATACTTCTGGGACAAATACAATATCATTTAGCTTACTTGGTTTCCATGACAAGGAAATTGGGCAGAAATTAAATCAAATGTCTATTGATGCAGTAAATACAAGAAAACTCGAAGAAGAAGTTAATCAAGCAGCAGAGAAATTAAAAAGGCTAAATGAAAAACTTGAGTGGACTTCTTTGGTCGGAAATTTATCAAAAGAAATAAGCAAAATAACAATACTCAAAGAACCAGAACATTTAAGGAATTTTGAAAATACTGAGCCGAGCTTAATTTTAAATATATTATTAAGTATTGCCGTTTCAATAATTTTAAGCATTTTTGCAGTTATTCTTTTTGAAAAGAAAGACAAACGTCTGGCTATTATTGAAACAAATGAAAAAACGCTTCTCGTTTCTTCTAATGATTTAACAGATATAATTGAAGACATTGTATTTTTAAGCAAATTGAAAAATACCGCCAAAACAACTCTAATTTCGCTAACTGATGACAATAATATTAAAATTCCTGAAAATTTCAATATTAGCTATTCAAAAGATTCTATTGATGAACATGTAAAAAACTTACAAAATTCAGATAAATTTATTCTTGTTTCCCAAATAGGAATAACCGATAAAATTCTCTACAAAAAAATTCAAAAGCTTATTTTAGAAACTGAAAAAGAATTTATTGCTGAATATTCTATAGTATGA